The stretch of DNA CAGATGTCGCCGGTGTATTCGATCGGGACGGGAATGTAATCCGTCATATAACCAGGAATAACGCCGGCGGTCTTGAGATCCGCGGATCGGGCAGCACCGACGTTACCGGAGGCATGAGGGGCAAGATCGACGAACTCCTTCTCCTTGCCGAAGAGGGTGTCGAATCGGAGCTCTTCCATATATCCCGTGTCAGTGATTTCCTTGACGGGCGCGACAACGGCGGCACAAGGGTGTCGCCTTAACCGGGAACAGAATATAGATTTGCCGCAATGACGGCGCCCCGCGATCGGGCGCATATGCGGTCCGGCTGATCGGCCAGATGTCGCACTATAGCCGCAGGGAAGGCCGGAACAACCAGGAATTAAAGATGGATAAGAAAAAGGACAAATCGGAATATACCTCCTCAAGAAAACTCGAGCACCTGAAGATCTGCTGCGGCGGCGATATCGAAGCCGGCAGAAGCGGTTTTGAAGATATCAGGCTTGTGCATAATTCTCTGCCCGAGTGCAGCATGGACGGGATCGATCCGGGTGTCCGTTTTCTCGGCCATAAACTGGCGTCCCCTTTGTTTATATCGGCCATGACCGGGGGCCATCCCGATACGACTGAAGTCAACCGGCGGCTCGGAGAGGCCGCAGAACGATTCAATATCGGTATGGGCGTGGGCTCACAGAGGGCCGCACTCGAAAACCCCGAACTTGAAGGAAGTTTTACAGCCGTTCGCGAGGCTGCACCCATGGCATTCCTCTGCGGTAACCTTGGTGCGGTGCAGCTCAGGGAGAAGGGTTCCGAATGGGCGGATCGTGCAGTGGAGATGATAGACGCACAGGCGCTCTGCATCCACCTGAATCCTCTTCAGGAGGCTGTTCAGCCCGAGGGTGATCACGATTCGTCCGGGTGTCTCGATGCTATAGCAGAACTCTGCGCATCTTCGAAATATCCCGTAATCGTCAAGGAGACGGGTGCGGGCATATCGGCGGAGGCCGCGGAGAAGCTGTGGTCCGTAGGGGCCGCTGCGATCGATACCGGCGGACTTGGCGGAACATCATGGGCGGCCGTGGAGGCCCTTCGGGGCGAGGACGAGTCGCTGAGACAGCTCGGCAGGGATTTTTCAGACTGGGGAATTCCGACTGTCGTTTCCCTTATCGAGGTATGCGGTAAGGGAAAGCCCGTGATCGCTTCAGGAGGCCTGAGGTCGGGGATAGATATTGCAAAGGCTGTGACACTTGGCGCATCCCTGGGAGGAATGGCGCTTCCGCTGCTTAAGCCGGCGATGGAGAGTTCCGAGGCGCTTTTCGAGAAGATCAGGCAGATCCACGAAGAGATTAGGATCGCGATGTACCTGACGGGCTCTGAGAGCTGCGGAGCACTGGCCGGAAAAAGAGTCTATATTACCGGAAGAACTGGTGAAATGATATAAAATGGGGCATGAAACCTCCGTTTCATGCACTGTTTCATGTAAATCACAACGTGATTTTCATGCAAAAGATCTAAAAATCTGATATTTCAGGAGATTTAAAATGGATATTGAAATAATAGCCGTCGGCGGTTATAACGAAGTAGGTCGGAATATGACCGCCGTCAGGGTTGGAAAGGAGATTGTAATCTTCGATATGGGGCTCCGCCTCGACCAGATTATGATCCACGAGGACGCGGAAGTGGAGAATATGCACTCCCTCGACCTCATTGAGATGAAGGCCATACCCGACGATACGATAATGAATACTGTCGAAGGGAGTGTCAAGGCGATTGTCTGCACCCACGGCCACCTGGACCATATCGGTGCGATCCCCAAGCTTGCTCACAGGTACAATGCACCGATTATCGGGACTCCCTATACCGCCAAGCTCATCGAACAGCAGATCGAGGGCGAGAAAAAATTCGGAGTCAACAACAAGGTCTTCGCTCTCCGTGCAGGCAAGAAATACAGGTACGAGATATCGAAGGACTTGAATATCGAATTCGTAAACATACAGCACAGTATAATCGATACTGCGATGGCTGTCCTTCATACTCCCCAGGGTGCGATCGTTTACGCCCTCGATTTCAAACTGGACCGGACCCCCGTTCTCGGCAACCCGCCGGATATCGCGAGGATGCAGGAGCTCGGCCGCGAGGGTGTTATCGCTCTTATTGTAGAGAGTACGAACGTCCGTCTCCCCGGCCGCTGTCCGAGCGAGCGTGTCGCACAGAAGCTTGTCCGCGATGTGATGACGAGCTACGAGGACGACAAGAACGCGATCATCGTCAGTACGTTCTCCTCCCATATCGCAAGGGTCAAGACCATAGCGGAATGCGCCCACGAGATCGGAAGGAAACCCGTCCTGCTCGGCCGTTCGATGGAGAGATACTCTTCTACGGCCGAACAGCTCAAACAGGTCGGTTTCCCCGAGACCCTCTCGATGTTCGGCAACCGGAAGACGGTCGACCGTGTCATCCGCAGGATGATTAAGGAAGGCAAGGACAAATATGTACCAATAGTCACCGGTCACCAGGGCGAGCCGGGCGCGACTTTAACAAGGATCGCACAGGGCAACAGTCCGTACAGGATCGACAAGGGCGACAAGGTTCTTTACAGCGCCAATGTCATCCCGAACCCGATGAACTACGGTCAGCGCTACCATCAGGAGGTATTGCTGAAGATGAGGGGTGCGAGGATCTTCGAAGGCCTTCATGTGAGCGGTCACGGGCAGAGAGAGGACCATTACGAGGTTATCCACCTGCTGAACCCCCAGCACGTGATTCCCGCCCACGGTGACGTCGACATGACCGGCGATTACATAAAACTGCTTGAGGAATGCGGTTATACGCTCGGCAACGATGCCCACCTGCTCAGGAACGGGATGAAGATTAATGTCACGAAATAGGATGATGGTAATATGAAACTGGAAGAATATCTTGAGAAAAATGCAGAATTGATCGATACGAGGCTTGAGAGTATGTACGGCAGTCTCCCCGGCGAACTTGACAAGGCGAGCGCTCACCTGCTCTGCGCCGGCGGAAAGAGACTCCGTCCGTCCGTTACGATGCTTGCGGCGAATATCGTTGAGAAGGGGAGCTCCGATTCGGTTATTCCCGCTGCACTTGCACTTGAAGTGACGCACACTTTTACTCTTGTTCACGACGATATCATGGACGGGGACGTCGCACGCAGGGGTGTTCCGACAGTTCATACGAAGTGGGACGAGCCTACGGCTATTCTTGCAGGGGATGTTCTCTACGCCGAGGCGTTCGAGCTGATAACGATGGCGGATGCGGACCCGGTTGCAAAGGTTGAGGCTGTCGCGATTCTTGCGAGGACATGCCTCGAGATATGCAGGGGTCAGCACGAGGATATGTCTTTTGAGAAACGCGATGATGTTGATCCGTACGAGTATCTCGAGATGGTCGGGCAGAAGACAGGAAAACTCTATGCGGCTGCTGCTGCGATCGGCGGTATTCTTGCAGGTGGAGATGCACGGCAGGTCGGGGCACTTCACGACTGGGGATACCTGAGCGGTGTCGCGTTCCAGATCCAGGACGATGTAATCGATCTTATGGCGGATTCGGAGAAGTCCGGGAAGGACCGTGCATCGGATCTTCGTGAAGGCAAACAGACGCTTGTCGCGATCTTTGCAAAGGACAAGGGTCTCGACCTGTCGAAGTACAGGAAGGAGAACCTGAGCGACGAGGAGATCGACCAGGCGATAACCGAGCTTAAAGAGGCCGGGATTATCGATGCAGTGAGGGAGACGGCCATGGATCATGTTAAGAGGGCGAAGGAAACGCTCGTCGTATTCCCTGACTGCGAGGAAAAAAGGCTTCTTGGAGAAATTACGGATTATTTCATCAACCGGAGCTTCTGAACGGCATGTCAGTGGACCCAAAACAGTTTTTTTACATTCACGCGCTGGAAAACGCAGTAGAGCACGAAAACGTCCCTAAGGCAGGCGCTGTTTTAGGACTTTTGATGGGCAAACACCCCGAGTTCCGCTCCCGTGCAAAGGAGATGTCCGCGATCCTGAACGAGGTTCTTCAGGAGATCGACGGTATGACTCCGGCGGAGAGAAGGGAGAAGCTTGCAGAGATGGCTCCCGAACTCCTCGACCAGAAGAAGGAGAAGAAGACGAAGGAGAGGGGTCTTCGCGACCTGAAGAACGTGGGCAAGGACGGGGTCGTCATGCGTTTCGCTCCTAATCCCAGCGGTCCGCTTCATATAGGTCATGCCCGTGCGGCATACCTGAACGACTATTATGTGCGGAAGTACGGCGGACGATATGTTCTGAGGATCGAGGATACGGACGCAAGGCGTGTGCAGCCCGAGAACTATGGGATGATCCTTGAGGATATCGAATGGCTCGGCCTGAAGATCTCGGAGATCGTCTACCAGAGCGACAGGCTGGATATCTATTACACATACTGCCGGAAACTCCTTGAGTCCGGAAATGCGTATGTCTGCACCTGTGACTCTGCGGCTTTCAAGCTCCTTAAGGACAGCAAGAAAGAGTGCCCGTGCAGGAACCAGACGGTCGAGGAGAATATCTCCCTGTGGGAGAAGATGCTCGATGGGACCTTCCCCGAGGGTGCGGCGACGGTGCGTGTCAAGACCGGAGTGGATCTTCCCGATCCCGCGATGAGGGATTTCTCTCTCTTCAGGATCGTAGAGACTCCGCATCTCAGGACGGATGCACGTGTCTTTCCGATGATGAACTTCTCGGTGGTGATCGACGATCACCTTCTCGGTATAACGCACGTGATAAGGGGGAAGGATCATATCGCGAATACGAAGCGCCAGGGATTCATCTACGATTATCTCGGGTGGAGCCAGCCGGAGTTCTATCACTACGGAAGAATGTCGGTAGGCGGCCTCGTCCTCTCGACGACGGCGATGAAGGAGGGTATTCGTGCCGGAAAATATACGGGCTGGGATGATATCCATCTCGGCACCCTCAGGGCGATTGCAAGGAGAGGTATCCAGGCGGATGCGGTGAGGAACTCGATGATCGATATCGGTGTCGGCCAGACGGATATCGCTTTTTCGTGGGAGAATCTCTTTGCCGAGAATAAGCAGGTAATCGATCCGGTTGCGAACAGGTACTTCTTCGTCCCGAATCCGGTGAAGTGCGAGATAAAAAAGGCCCCTGCTGTTACGGCAAAGGCGTTTCTCCACCCGAACGACGAGGCGAGGGGATACAGGATGCTTGATTTCAAAGGGACTCTCTATGCCCCGGAGGAAGAGCTCGCGGATGTCCCGATGGTCCGGTTCAAGGATCTCTTCAACGTGAGGATCGGAGATACGAACGGAGAGCGTGTATTCGAATACGCAGGAACGTCGCTTGAAGAGGCACGTAAGGAGAAGTCCCCGATCATCCAGTGGCTTCCGGAATCGGAGAAGGTGAAATGCATCCTCCTCACCCCGGAGGGAAAGCAGGAAGGGCTCTGTGAAATTCTGGTCAGGGACGAGTTAGACAAGGTGGTCCAGTTCGAAAGGGTTGGCTTTGCAAGGATCGATTCTGTTTCTGATTCCGGGATCGTTGCGTATTTTGCGCACCGGTAATCTCCTGAAATATTTTTTTTGTTCCTTTCTTCTTTCTCATCTTGGGTTCGTTTTGTACAAACTTTGTAGGCAACCCCACGTCGCGGACCGCTTCGCAGACCCGTGGATCGGCCCCGACCTCGGGGCCTCTCTATGGTGATAGCCGCCCGGAGGATAGACGAGTATCCCCTCGGATGGAGGGATGCGGTTTGTTTATACATGTCCCTCATGGTGGGCGATTTCACCACACAAAAATCGATAAAAATCTACAATTTTGTTGGAACCAGGACAATGAATCTAAAGGATCTCATCCGGATTTCCAAACAAAACTTAATTAAACAGGCTAGGGGACTTCGCCGGTCCCATGGGCGTGCCGTGAGAAGATTATCTTAAGGCAAGGCCCATGGGCAGGGGCCGTCCGGCGGCTTGGCCGCCGGTGCCCGGGGTCGCTGAGAAAAACATGAGACACATTAAAGAACCAAAATGTTTGCTGGAATCGGGACAAGGGATCTAAAGGATCTGGACGCAGATTTTTATAGCAAATATATTTGAGCTAACAATTTTCACTCACGGACGAAAACCATCTTTACCATTCAGAGCTAAATTATTGGCACTATGCCTAATCTCAATGTGGCGGTTCTCGGCCCGCACGGCTATGCCAAAAATATAGGCAAGGCCGGGACCGAATCCGATATTACTTTCTATAACCTGAAGAAGGGCGAAGATACTGTTACGATTATCGAGCCGTCCAGATACCCCGAGCGGGTCGCACCCTTGTATTATGCCGTGGCGATGTCGCAGTCCGCAATTTTGGTCGTGGACGCAATCACCCCCGAGTTCGGTGAATGTGTGGTCATGCTCGACTGTGCCGGGATAAAGAGCGGCTACGTGATCCTCAGGAATTATATCGACAAGTCTCAGATCGATCCGTTGATCAAAGGGACGGTTATCGAGAACTATACATTCATGGAGGACGATTCGATCGTTCTCAGGGAGTCACTACTCGCCGCCGCTTCGAAGGTGGAGAGGGTGGTCTCCGATATTCCGGGAACGGTGATGGTCGATCATCACTTCAACGTGAAGGGCATCGGAACCGTGATCCTCGGCGGAGTTGTGAAGGGAACGATCAGGACTCATGATTCCGTGAGGGTTCTCCCCGGAGAGAGAACCGCACAGATCCGCTCGATACAGAGGCATGACGATGACTGCACGGATGCCGTCCCGTATGACCGCGTCGGACTTGCACTGAAAAATATTACGGCAGACGAGATCGACAGGGGCCAGGTCGTGACCACCGACGATTCGATAAAGACCGGCGATTCGTTCAAGGGAAGGATCAAGGTCGTCAAATACTGGAATACCCCGATGAAGGATTCGATGGTGATCCATATCGGCCACTGGATGAGTTACGTCTCGGGAAAGATCGATTCGGTGACCGACGGATCTGACCCGAAGAATCCCGAAGTCCAGATAAGCCTCGAAAAGGAGATCGCGTACTTCCCCGGTGACAAAGCGATCGTACATCACCTTGATGCCGGGAAGCTCAGGGTCGTCGGGACGATCGTTCTTGAGTGAGTTTTTAACGTATTTTGCGTTTAATACTCTTTTCTCTTCCCGGCCAAGGCTACCCGAACGGGTAGCGTCCAGGCCGGGCTATCACCTTTTGCGCAAATTCGCGTAGCGAATTAAGCAGAGGGCTGCCCCTCAGGGGCTTATGCCCGGAAAGATTCCTGAAAAAAGAATATCAGAATTATACAGGGAGGAGACGATTCCTCCCCTTGAACCCACCTCCACATGGCGATAGGTCTCTGTCGGTATGGACAAGCATCCCTCCGGCTCCGTGAAAGTTATTATTCAATTTAAAATACGAAGGTATGAAGTAAATTAGAGAAAAGATTTCTGGAAATCTCAGCTGTTTTCAAGATTTTCAAAATATTTTTGATATTATCTAATATGCTATCAGTATATGTTCAGCTGTAGGTGAATAAAGACCACCGGACTTTCGAATCATAAATTTATATCCGATTTTAAGGCTTTCTAAATAGGGTTTTATTTCGAAAAAGTCTTTGGGATTATGATAGATACAAACCAATAAAATCGGTTTTTGTTCCTTGATGGTATTAATTCCCCCTTTAAGGGCATTCATTTCAAAACCCTCGATATCCATCTTAATTAAACCAATATTTAGGTTTAATTGTGAGATTTCCTGATCTATAGTTGAAACTTCTACTTCCTCGTTTTCATCTGTTTTATAATCAGTTAAAGGTTCATCTCCACCTCTTGAACCTATAAACAATTTACATTGTTTATCCCCGATTCCTTTTTTTAGAGGGATAATTTTATCCTTTAGATCATTTAACTCGAGGAACTTAACCAATTCATTGTAAACCCCTAATTGTGGCTCATAAGCATAGACAGATTTACAATTCGTTTCTTCAATGAATAAAGTTGAAGAATCACCGTTATATGCACCAAGATCAATAATGGATTTTCCTTTACATCGCTCTTTGTATTCTATTCCTGTCTCTTTCATACCATATTTCAAAAAAAACATAAAATAATCAGGAAAAATACTCTTTTTTGGCATTATGTAATTGAATTTATTTTTTTCTTCAATTGAAGAATATTTTTTAAAATTACTAAAATCTTCTTTTGTATATACATCTTTTGTTGGAAGAATCACATAATTATTAAAGGTTGATTTAGAAAATTTTGAGTAAATGTAAATATATTTATCTACATAATCTCTCGAGATTTTATCGAGGCCATCCTTCAGAGAGTCTATCTTTTGCTCGATATCTTTATCTTTTAAATACTCCTGCCACTCAGATGGATTAGAACTCCAAACAAATTTGATACCAACTCCTCTCTCCAGAAGTATAGAAAGGCGATGTCGAAATGAATTGATGCTCTGTCGAACCGATTTTGGTAAAAATTTTCGAGCTAATCTTATTGTAATTCCATTTGTCATCTCAATATTATTAAAAGAGAACTCCTATATAACAATTGCAGTATTTTTATAATATAATTCTTGTTGAAATTATCTAAAAAAAAGTCGGGCTATTAATGGTTATTAAATGAACTGATCAATATTCATTGTTATAATGATCAGTCTTTGAGACGCAATTTGTTTAGATTGCAGTATTTTATTACAATATCTTTTTGAGTTTGAAACAATCTCAAAATCTTGCAAGCTTTCTTGATGATTAAAACACCAGATTCCCCGATTCGACATCTCATTTAGGTATTGATTTTTCGATTGTTATGATTCTCAAAGTAAATCTTAAGATTAGATAATTATTGAATTTGTATTAGAGATCTGGAGAGATTCCATTTGTTCATACTCCTCTCAAATCCAAAATCAAAACAAATAACTTCAGTTTTTTTCGAAGTCATGAATAGTGTTAATAAATTTCAGTGCTACTATCTTCTGATACAAATGAGTCTGAAAAAACTAATTCTGGTTTCGATGATCTTCGTCCTTGTCGCTGCAATGGCAGGCACAGCCGCCGCCGCAGACACCTCGGACGATAAGACCATCTCGGTATCGGGCACAGGGAAGGTTTCCTCCGCACCCGATACAGTCATAGTTTCAATCGCAGTAGAAACTGAAGATACCGACGCGTACAAAGCCCAGCAGGAAAATGCAGTAAAGATGGATAAGGTTCTCAGTGCCCTGAAGGGAATGGGCCTGACAAGCGACGAGATCGAGACGACCGGCTACAATATCTATTCGTACACCTCAGGTGACGACTCCATATTCGGTTCGAAGAAAACAGTCTACAGGGTCACCAACACCATAAAAGTGGAGACCATGAAGGTTGACATGGCAGGCGAGATAATCGACAATGCCGTTGCATCCGGTGCAAACAGCATAAATTACGTTTCATTCACGCTCAGCGACGAGAAGTCCAACGAACTCCGTTCGCAAGCCCTTGACGCAGCCGTTGAACAGGCCAAATCTGACGCAGACGCAGTCGCCTCAGCACTCGGGGTCTCGATTGTCGGAGTAAAGACCGTCAACGTCGGTGCAAGCTACACCCCGGTGAGCTACAATTACGCCTATGCCGAGGATGCGATGTATAAGTCGACAGCCTCGGCCGGAGTTTCGACATCCGTTGAAGCTGGCGACGTAGACGTAACCGCTTCGGTCTCCATCGTTTATCTTATAAGATAATTCAACCCTTTTTTCGATCGCCGGGTTACCAGATCCGGATCTTTCCGGACCCCGATCACCATAAATAGAAAGTTCTTTTTTGTATGTGCATGACTACTGATCAGGTTTCAGGAAATGACTTCAGATATTGATATATCCAAAAAGAATGCCGGGTATTTTGCAGCCGAACTCATACAGGACGGCATGGCGGTCGGGCTCGGAACAGGCTCGACGGTCTTCTACGCCATGGAGCGCCTTTCCGAAAGGATATCCTCCGAAGGTCTTGATATGATCGGCGTCCCAACCTCTTTTCAGGCCTCGATGAGGGCAAGAGAGTACGGCATTCCGCTCTCCGTGATCGATGAATACCCCTCGCTCGATATTGCAATCGACGGTGCGGACAAGATCGACTCTTCGCTCCGGATGATAAAAGGAAGAGGAGCCGCACAGACGCTCGAAAGGTGTGTCGCCGATGCTGCGGACCTCTTTGTCGTTGTGGCCGACGAATCTAAGATGTGCGAAAAGCTCCACGGCCCCGTTCCCGTCGAAGTACTCCCCTTCGCCCTCGGTC from Methanolacinia petrolearia DSM 11571 encodes:
- the rpiA gene encoding ribose-5-phosphate isomerase RpiA, translated to MTSDIDISKKNAGYFAAELIQDGMAVGLGTGSTVFYAMERLSERISSEGLDMIGVPTSFQASMRAREYGIPLSVIDEYPSLDIAIDGADKIDSSLRMIKGRGAAQTLERCVADAADLFVVVADESKMCEKLHGPVPVEVLPFALGLFERRIRELGGIPSIRLGVKKDGPVITDSGNFEVDCDFGFIDEPELLQSAINNMPGVLSCGLFTEFTDRTKVVIGNENGVNIF
- a CDS encoding RNase J family beta-CASP ribonuclease, encoding MDIEIIAVGGYNEVGRNMTAVRVGKEIVIFDMGLRLDQIMIHEDAEVENMHSLDLIEMKAIPDDTIMNTVEGSVKAIVCTHGHLDHIGAIPKLAHRYNAPIIGTPYTAKLIEQQIEGEKKFGVNNKVFALRAGKKYRYEISKDLNIEFVNIQHSIIDTAMAVLHTPQGAIVYALDFKLDRTPVLGNPPDIARMQELGREGVIALIVESTNVRLPGRCPSERVAQKLVRDVMTSYEDDKNAIIVSTFSSHIARVKTIAECAHEIGRKPVLLGRSMERYSSTAEQLKQVGFPETLSMFGNRKTVDRVIRRMIKEGKDKYVPIVTGHQGEPGATLTRIAQGNSPYRIDKGDKVLYSANVIPNPMNYGQRYHQEVLLKMRGARIFEGLHVSGHGQREDHYEVIHLLNPQHVIPAHGDVDMTGDYIKLLEECGYTLGNDAHLLRNGMKINVTK
- a CDS encoding SIMPL domain-containing protein, giving the protein MSLKKLILVSMIFVLVAAMAGTAAAADTSDDKTISVSGTGKVSSAPDTVIVSIAVETEDTDAYKAQQENAVKMDKVLSALKGMGLTSDEIETTGYNIYSYTSGDDSIFGSKKTVYRVTNTIKVETMKVDMAGEIIDNAVASGANSINYVSFTLSDEKSNELRSQALDAAVEQAKSDADAVASALGVSIVGVKTVNVGASYTPVSYNYAYAEDAMYKSTASAGVSTSVEAGDVDVTASVSIVYLIR
- a CDS encoding FkbM family methyltransferase; its protein translation is MTNGITIRLARKFLPKSVRQSINSFRHRLSILLERGVGIKFVWSSNPSEWQEYLKDKDIEQKIDSLKDGLDKISRDYVDKYIYIYSKFSKSTFNNYVILPTKDVYTKEDFSNFKKYSSIEEKNKFNYIMPKKSIFPDYFMFFLKYGMKETGIEYKERCKGKSIIDLGAYNGDSSTLFIEETNCKSVYAYEPQLGVYNELVKFLELNDLKDKIIPLKKGIGDKQCKLFIGSRGGDEPLTDYKTDENEEVEVSTIDQEISQLNLNIGLIKMDIEGFEMNALKGGINTIKEQKPILLVCIYHNPKDFFEIKPYLESLKIGYKFMIRKSGGLYSPTAEHILIAY
- a CDS encoding polyprenyl synthetase family protein, whose amino-acid sequence is MKLEEYLEKNAELIDTRLESMYGSLPGELDKASAHLLCAGGKRLRPSVTMLAANIVEKGSSDSVIPAALALEVTHTFTLVHDDIMDGDVARRGVPTVHTKWDEPTAILAGDVLYAEAFELITMADADPVAKVEAVAILARTCLEICRGQHEDMSFEKRDDVDPYEYLEMVGQKTGKLYAAAAAIGGILAGGDARQVGALHDWGYLSGVAFQIQDDVIDLMADSEKSGKDRASDLREGKQTLVAIFAKDKGLDLSKYRKENLSDEEIDQAITELKEAGIIDAVRETAMDHVKRAKETLVVFPDCEEKRLLGEITDYFINRSF
- the fni gene encoding type 2 isopentenyl-diphosphate Delta-isomerase; translated protein: MDKKKDKSEYTSSRKLEHLKICCGGDIEAGRSGFEDIRLVHNSLPECSMDGIDPGVRFLGHKLASPLFISAMTGGHPDTTEVNRRLGEAAERFNIGMGVGSQRAALENPELEGSFTAVREAAPMAFLCGNLGAVQLREKGSEWADRAVEMIDAQALCIHLNPLQEAVQPEGDHDSSGCLDAIAELCASSKYPVIVKETGAGISAEAAEKLWSVGAAAIDTGGLGGTSWAAVEALRGEDESLRQLGRDFSDWGIPTVVSLIEVCGKGKPVIASGGLRSGIDIAKAVTLGASLGGMALPLLKPAMESSEALFEKIRQIHEEIRIAMYLTGSESCGALAGKRVYITGRTGEMI
- a CDS encoding EF-Tu/IF-2/RF-3 family GTPase, whose amino-acid sequence is MPNLNVAVLGPHGYAKNIGKAGTESDITFYNLKKGEDTVTIIEPSRYPERVAPLYYAVAMSQSAILVVDAITPEFGECVVMLDCAGIKSGYVILRNYIDKSQIDPLIKGTVIENYTFMEDDSIVLRESLLAAASKVERVVSDIPGTVMVDHHFNVKGIGTVILGGVVKGTIRTHDSVRVLPGERTAQIRSIQRHDDDCTDAVPYDRVGLALKNITADEIDRGQVVTTDDSIKTGDSFKGRIKVVKYWNTPMKDSMVIHIGHWMSYVSGKIDSVTDGSDPKNPEVQISLEKEIAYFPGDKAIVHHLDAGKLRVVGTIVLE
- a CDS encoding glutamate--tRNA ligase, producing the protein MSVDPKQFFYIHALENAVEHENVPKAGAVLGLLMGKHPEFRSRAKEMSAILNEVLQEIDGMTPAERREKLAEMAPELLDQKKEKKTKERGLRDLKNVGKDGVVMRFAPNPSGPLHIGHARAAYLNDYYVRKYGGRYVLRIEDTDARRVQPENYGMILEDIEWLGLKISEIVYQSDRLDIYYTYCRKLLESGNAYVCTCDSAAFKLLKDSKKECPCRNQTVEENISLWEKMLDGTFPEGAATVRVKTGVDLPDPAMRDFSLFRIVETPHLRTDARVFPMMNFSVVIDDHLLGITHVIRGKDHIANTKRQGFIYDYLGWSQPEFYHYGRMSVGGLVLSTTAMKEGIRAGKYTGWDDIHLGTLRAIARRGIQADAVRNSMIDIGVGQTDIAFSWENLFAENKQVIDPVANRYFFVPNPVKCEIKKAPAVTAKAFLHPNDEARGYRMLDFKGTLYAPEEELADVPMVRFKDLFNVRIGDTNGERVFEYAGTSLEEARKEKSPIIQWLPESEKVKCILLTPEGKQEGLCEILVRDELDKVVQFERVGFARIDSVSDSGIVAYFAHR